In Cyanobacteria bacterium GSL.Bin1, the sequence GAACCGCAAGCGTTGCAGAAATAATAATATAAGTGGCTGTTTGGGGTAAAACGTGACGGACAATAATATAAAAAGAATTGCCACCTAAGGCGCGAGCCGCTTCCACAAATTCTCGTTCTTTAATGGATAACACTTGTCCGCGAATCACCCGTGCTAATCCTGACCAACTGACAAATGAAGTAATGACAACAATGAGTAAAAAGCGTTGAGAACTGGTTAAACTCGCCGGTAAAATGGCCGCTAAAGCTACTAACAAATAAATGGTGGGAATCGTCATTAACACTTCCACAAAGCGCATTACAACTGCATCAATCCAACCGCCAAAATAGCCGGAAATTCCGCCAAAAAGCATCCCTAAAGGGAAAGAAATGGCAATCCCAAATAAACCGATAAATAAGCTAATTCTACCCCCATGAACGAGACGAGAAAATTGATCGCGTCCTTGTTCGTCCGTTCCTAAAAGATGAAATTTAGCCGGTCCTGTCGTGCCAAACAAATGACGGTTGACTTCCCAACCCGAAAAGAGTTCAACGGGTTCAAAATTGGGGGGTAAAGGAATCTGAATCGCTAAGATTTGATAAGCGGGTCCGCTAACAAATAATCCTAGGGGTGAAGGCTTGTTAAAATTAACCACTAACTCCCGTTCTCCCGTCTCTAAATTAACGGGTCCTTGCTCAGTCGGATAAACGTGAGGACCAATCCATTCTTGGGTTTGTTGGTTGCGCCAATAAATTTCTGTCGGTGGTAAGAGAGAACCATTGACAGCAGAAACGTAGGGGTCATAAGGCGCAATAAAATCAGCAGCAATTACTACTAAATAAAAGAGAAGGAGTATAGAGGCTCCTAAACGAGCTAAAGAATTTTTTTTGAGCTTACGCCACCAATTCATAATTAACTAAACAATTGAGGTCGCAGAATAAACTTAGAATAGAATTTTGATGCCAACGGTAACGCTGGGTCAATTGACAAGGCAGAAGTCACAATGGAAAATGAGGAGGATAATCAAGAAATGTGAGGGAAGAGTATAAATAACTAATCAAAAATAACCTTCATCAACAGCTAATAATAAATTATCAATCATTAGTTATCAATTGTCAATTATTAATTATTAATTATCAATA encodes:
- a CDS encoding ABC transporter permease subunit codes for the protein MNWWRKLKKNSLARLGASILLLFYLVVIAADFIAPYDPYVSAVNGSLLPPTEIYWRNQQTQEWIGPHVYPTEQGPVNLETGERELVVNFNKPSPLGLFVSGPAYQILAIQIPLPPNFEPVELFSGWEVNRHLFGTTGPAKFHLLGTDEQGRDQFSRLVHGGRISLFIGLFGIAISFPLGMLFGGISGYFGGWIDAVVMRFVEVLMTIPTIYLLVALAAILPASLTSSQRFLLIVVITSFVSWSGLARVIRGQVLSIKEREFVEAARALGGNSFYIIVRHVLPQTATYIIISATLAVPSFILAESVLSLIGLGIQQPDPSWGNLLSIATNASVLVLQPWLVWPPAIMIILTVLAFNLLGDGIRDALDPR